In Streptomyces sp. P9-A4, the genomic window GACCTGCTGCGGCGCCACACGGCGAAGGACGGGCCCAGCACCGCCGAGGCCATGATGTCGAGCCCGGTCGTCACCGCCCGCCCCTCGTGGACGGCGGTGGAGGCGGCCCGCCTCATGGAACGGCACCGGGTGAAGCGGCTCCCGGTGGTGGACGCGGACGGACGCCTGATCGGGGTGCTGAGCCGCAGCGACCTGCTCCAGCTGTTCCTGCGCAGGGACCGGTCGATCCAGGAGGAGATCCGGGAGGACGTGGTCGTCCGCATCCTGCGCCTGTCCCCCTCCGCCGTGCACATCGACGTCGACGAGGGCCGGGTGACGCTGAGCGGCACCCTGGACCGCCCGGGCCTCGGCCCGGTCATCGTCCGGCTGTGCGAGACGGTCGACGGGGTGGTCGAGGTCGCCGACCGGCTGAGGTACGAGGGGGACGGGGACTCGGACGGCTAGGGCCTGTCGTCGAACTCCCGTCGTCGCCCGAAGGGCGGCCCCGCGGCGGGGCAGGCGGGAGTTCGACGACAGGCCCCAGAGGGCACGGTCGTACGGCCCGACGGGCCGCTCGGGCGACCGTGCCCCGGCGTGGCGGTTCCGTCAGGAGACCGCCTCCGGCCAGCCGTATCCGGGTCCGGTGTGCTGGGGTACGGTCCCCGCGCCCACCGCCTCCATCTCCCGGCTGGCCTCCCGCATGAGCTTGCCCGCCAGGTCCTTCATCGCCCGGCTCGCGGCGAGCTCGTCACCGATCGCCGGCACGTCCGCGTCCGCCGGATTGCACCGTGCGGAACCGTGGCCGGTGATGGTGGAGGTTCCGGTGCTCAACCGGGCCTCGGCATGGGTCCTGCCGGCGTCCTCGACCAGTTCCACGCCTACCGTCCACTCCAGGGTGCGGGTCATGGTCTGCCTCCTCGCGCGCGGGACCGCGCGGAAGCGCGCGGCGCGGCCCCTTCCGATACCTCCAGGATCCATCGGCAGCGGCCCGGGCGCACGGGGGAGCCGCGAAGGCGGCGGTGCGGCGGCTCAGGGGGCCCTGAAGAGCCGCGGGAACCGCGGCGCCAGCCAGGGCTTGCGTCCCCAGCCGAGGGCCTTGCCCCGGGCGATCACGGGCCAGGGGTCGACCCGGCCCAGACCGAGCAGCAGGAAGACGACCGGGTCGGTGAGGATCGTGCAGTCCGGCCGGCCGGGCGGCTCCTGGGTCACCTCGACGGCGCCGTCCGTGACGACGACGCCGAAGCTCGCGCCGCCGCGGAGCCGTACCGCGAAGCGCGCGGTCAGACCCGCGACGGCGGCCGGGTCGGTCACCCGGGGCATCACCTGGAGCATGAACGGCAGGGTCAGCCCGACCCGGTGCGCGTCGAGCATGTGGGGGCGGCCGAGGGCGAGGGCCAGGTCGTATCCGTGCCCGAGCATGTGCGTCAGGAGGTACGAGCCGAGGACGGCCGGGCGCATGCTGCCGAGCGGGGTGGAGAGGAGCGCGTCCGGGTCGCGGTCCTCGACGGCCGCGAGGAAGTCGGCGGCGCGGTCGGCGATGAGCGTGGCGAGCGGGCCGGGGGCGCGCTCCGTGAATCCGGCGAGGTCGATCTCGTTGGCCTCGGCGAGGCTGCCGGGGGTGCCGTCGCCGTAGGGGCGCTCGCGGCCTGCGGCGAGGTCGGCCATCAGGGCGTTGGCCTGGGCCAGGTGGGCGGCGGCCTCCCCGACGGTCCAGGTGGAACGGGGCACGGGGAGACCGGCGACATCGCCGGAACCGCTTCGTCCGCCGTCGGCCCGCCCTGCTCCGGCCCCACCGCCGGGACCACCGGCCGGGGCGCCGGCCGCACCCGTGGCCCCGCGCAGCACAGCGGCGATCTCCTCCGCCGTCCCCGATATCGCCTCCGCGAGCCCTCCGGGAAGGACCCCGCCCGCCTGTCGCACCACCATCGCCATGCCTCTCCCCTGCCTCCGGCGACCCCAGACGGAGCACCGGTCGGTGAGGGAACGTACCAGCCAGTAGCCCTTTCGGCACCGGTCGCGCGGCGACGGCCTGCCGGAGCCGGAAGTCCCCCTCGCGACGGACCCGGCAGGATGATCTTGACGAGTTCCTGACGCGCCCGCCCGGTTGCGTCGTACACACGTTGCCTACGCTGGCCCGGCCACCCTCGCAAGTGGCGCAAATCCACCCCCAGCAGGACATCAGGAGCACCCTCATGGCCACATCCGACGACTTGGCCACACGCCACGGCAGGCCCCCGTCCGACGACGGGGGCGCCTCGGAAGGCCCGCGCACGAGCCGGCTGCGGGCGTGGATGCTGGAGGGTCTTTCCGACATGGGCAAGGGCAAGCCCTCCCGTCCCGCCGAACCGGCCCCGGACACCGGGCACAGGGGGCAGCGCTGGTGGCGGGTGATGTGCCTGACGGGTGTCGACTACTTCTCGACCCTCGGGTACCAGCCGGGCATCGCCGCCCTCGCGGCCGGGCTGCTCTCCCCCGTCGCGACGATCGTGCTGGTCGTCGTCACGCTGGTCGGAGCCCTTCCGGTGTACCGGCGGGTGGCCGAGGAGAGCCCTCACGGCGAGGGTTCGATAGCGATGCTGGAGCGGCTGCTGTCCTTCTGGAAGGGCAAGCTGTTCGTCCTCACCCTGCTGGGGTTCGCCGCGACCGACTTCCTCATCACCATCACGCTGTCGGCCGCCGACGCGTCCACGCACCTGGTGGAGAACCCGCATCTGGCGGAGGCTCTGCAGGACAAGCAGATGATCGTCACGCTGGTCCTGATCGCCCTGCTCGGCGCGGTGTTCCTCAAGGGCTTCCTGGAGGCGATCGGGGTCGCGGTCGCGCTGGTGGGGACCTATCTGGCGCTCAACGCCGTCGTCGTCGTGACCGGCCTGTGGCATGTGATCACCGAGGGGCACGTGGTGACGGACTGGGCCTCGGCGCTGACCGCCCAGCACGGAAACGTCTTCGCGATGGTCGGTGTGGCTCTCCTCGTCTTCCCGAAGCTCGCGCTCGGGCTGTCCGGGTTCGAGACGGGCGTGGCGGTCATGCCGCACGTGGCGGGTGATCCCGGGGACACCGAGAAGAAACCGACCGGCCGCATCCGTGACACGAAGAAGCTGCTCACGACGGCCGCGCTGATCATGAGCGTGTTCCTGATCTGCACGAGCTTCATCACCACGGTCCTGATCCCGGCGAAGGAGTTCGAGTCCGGCGGCCAGGCCAACGGCCGCGCGCTCGCCTATCTGGCACACCAGTACCTGGGCAACACGTTCGGCACGGTCTACGACGTCGCCACGATCGCCATCCTGTGGTTCGCCGGGGCCTCCGCCCTGGCCGGGCTGCTCAACCTGATGCCCCGCTACCTGCCCCGCTACGGCATGGCCCCGCACTGGGCGCGTGCGGTGCGCCCGATGGTGATCGTCTTCACCCTGGTCGCCTTCCTGGTGACCTGGATCTTCGACGCCGATGTCGACGCCCAGGGCGGCGCGTACGCCACCGGCGTCCTCGTCCTCATCTGCTCCGCCGCCATCGCCGTGACCATCGCCGCGCGCAAGGCCGGCCAGCGCGGCTGGACGATCGGCTTCGCCGTGATCTCCGCCGTGTTCGTCTACACGACGGTCGTCAACGTCATCGAACGCCCGGACGGCGTCAAGATCGGTGCCTGCTTCATCGCCGGCATCATCCTCATCTCCCTCCTCTCCCGTCTCGGCCGCGCCTTCGAACTGCGTGTCACCCACATCGAGCTCGACGAGTTGGCGACGCGCTTCGTGCAGGACATCTCGCGCCGTACGGCCCGCTTCGTCGCCAACGAGCCCGATCGCCGTGACGTGGCCGAGTACCGCGAGAAGGTCGAGCAGATCCGCCACGACAACGACATCCCCGTCCACGAGGACCTGGTCTTCGTGGAGGTGACGGTCACCGACCCGTCGGAGTTCGAAGCGGGGCTACGGGTGCGCGGCGAGGTGCTGCACGGCCGCTACCGCGTCCTCACGGTGGAGAGCTCCTCGATCCCGAACGCGCTGGCGGCCCTCCTGCTGCACGTCCGGGACCTGACGGGCACCCGTCCGCACATCTACTTCGAGTGGACGGAGGGCAATCCGTTCGCCAACTTCCTGCGGTTCTTCCTCTTCGGGCAGGGCGACGTCGCGCCGGTCACCCGGGAGGTGCTGCGCGAGGCTGAGCCCGACCGCGCCCGCCGCCCCTACGTCCACGTGGGCTGAGGGCGCACCCTCCCGGGCGTCCGGTGACCCGGCACTTCGCGCGCGTCACGCGGTGGCGCGCCGCCAGGCCGATTCGCGCAGGAGTCGGAGGCCGTTGAGGCCGACGAGGACGGTGGAGCCCTCGTGGCCGAGGACGCCGAGGGGCAGCGGCAGGGTGCCCGCGAGGTCCCAGACGACCAGGCCGGTGATGACCGTGCCCGCGATGACGAGGTTCTGCACGACCAGGCGCCGGGCGGTACGGGACAGGGCGACGACCGTGGGGACGGTGGCGAGTTCGTCGCGGACGATGACCACGTCGGCGGTCTCCAGAGCCAGGTCCGATCCGGCGCGGCCCATGGCGACGCCGGTGTGCGCGGCGGCGAGGGCGGGGGCGTCGTTGACGCCGTCCCCGACGACCATGACCTTGCGGCCCGCTCGTTCCCGCTCCCGGACGGCGGCGACCTTGTCCTGGGGCAGGAGGCCCGCGCGTACGTCCGTGATGCCGACATCGGCGGCCAGGCGGGCGGCGGCGCGCGGGTTGTCGCCGGTGAGCAGCGCGGGCGGGGTGCCGGTGAGCGCGGTCAGGGCCGCGACGGTGGCGGCGGCGTCCGGGCGCAGCCGGTCCGCGATGCCGAGGACGCCGGCCGGGACCCCGTTCACCATGACGAGGACGGCGGTCTGTCCGTCGGCCTCCAGCACGCCCGAGACGGCGGCGGCGCGGGCGGAGAGCGGGTCCCGCCCCCCGGTGAGGAGCCGGGCGGGCGCGCCGACCGCGACCGTGTCGCCGTCCAGGGTGGCGGTGACCCCGGTGCCTGGGGTGGAGCGGAAGTGCTCGACGGGCGCGGGCCGATGACCCCGGGCCCGCGCGGCGGCGACGACCGCGCGGGCCAGCGGGTGCTCGCTGGGGTGCTCGGCCGCGGCGGCGAGGGCGAGGACGGCGTCCTCGCCGGGGCCGGAGTCCGCCATGGCACGGACGGTGGTGACGCGCGGGGTGCCCTCGGTCAGGGTTCCGGTCTTGTCGAGGGCCACCGCGTCGACCTGGCCGAGGCGCTCCATCACGACGGCGGACTTGACCAGGACGCCGTGCCGGCCCGCGTTCGCGAGGGCGGAGAGCAGTGGGGGCATGGTGGCGAGGACGACGGCGCAGGGCGAGGCGACGATCATGAAGGTCATCGCCCGGAGCAGTGCGTCGGTCAGGTCGGCGCCGAGGGCGAGCGGGACGAGGAAGACGGCCAGGGTGGCGGCGACCATGCCGAGCGAGTAGCGCTGCTCGACCTTCTCGATGAACAGCTGTGTGGGGGCCTTGGTCGCGGAGGCCTCTTCCACCATGCGGACGATCCGGGCGATCACCGAGTCCGAGGCGTCGCGTTCGACCCGGACGCGCAGTGCGCCGGTGCCGTTGAGGGTGCCGGCGAAGACCTCGTCGCCGTTCTCCTTGAGCACGGGCAGGGGCTCGCCGGTGATGGTGGCCTGGTCGACCTCGCTCGCGCCCGTCAGGACACGGCCGTCGGCGCCTACCCGCTCGCCGGGGCGGATGACGACCGTGTCGCCGACGAGGAGTTCCCCGGTCGCCACGGTCTCCTCGGTGCCGTCGCCGAGGAGGCGGGTCGCGGTGGTCGGGGCGAGGTCGAGCAGTCCGCGCACCGAGTCGGCGGTACGGGTGGTGGCCACCGCTTCGAGGGCGCCCGAGGTCGCGAAGATGACGATGAGGAGGGCCCCGTCGAGCACCTGCCCGATGGCGGCGGCGCCGAGGGCGGCGACGACCATCAGCAGGTCCACGTCCAGGGTCTTGTCCCTGAGCGCCTTGAGGCCCTCCTTCGCGGGTTCCCAGCCGCCCGCGAGGTAGGCCGCGGCGTACAGGGGTCCCCAGGTCCACGCGGGCGCGCCGAGGAGGTGCGGGGGGAGGGCGGCCAGGAAGAGGACCAGGGCGGCCAGCGCCCAGCGGGCCTCCGGCAGCGCGAGGACGCGGGTGCGGCGGCGCGGCGGCGTGGTCACGGCGGAGGGCCGGGCTGGTTCGGTCAGGGTGGAGACCATGGCGGAAGGAGTCCTTCGGGGGAGGGGGCGCACGCGCTCACCCACGGGAGGGGTCGTACCGTCCCACCGTACAGGAATACTTGAACATCCATTCATGTGTTCATTTCCGTAGGATGGCGTCCATGGGCCACGGAGCGAACACCACGGACGACGGCGCACCCGCGCGCACCCGCCTGACCCCCGAGAACGCGCAGCAGGTCGCCACCACCCTCCAGGCCCTCTCCACACCGTCGAGGCTCCTGATCCTGGCCCGCCTGCGCGAAGGGCCCTGCGCGGCGACCGAACTCGCGGACGCCGTCGGCATGGAGCAGTCCGCCTGCTCCCACCAGCTCCGTCTGCTGCGCAACCTCGGCCTCGTCACCGGCACCCGGCAGGGCCGCTCCGTGGTCTACGCCCTGCACGACGACCATGTCGCCGGCCTCCTCGACCAGGCCCTCCACCACGTGGAGCACCTCCGCCTCGGCGTGACGGACCCGGCCACCGGGGTGCGCGGGGCGTAGCCGGGGCGGGCGGACCGGCCGGGGTCCGCTCGTGTTCCCCGAGAGGGCCGGGCATCCCGTCGTGGTGACCGGAAAGAAGGCGGGGCGTGCGGCGATCACCGCCACAACCGGGCGCCCCCTCACTAGAGTCGGTACCGAGTCGACATTCTCTGTCAGCCTCACCAGGAGGTACCGATGCGCATGCTCATCAACGTCCCCGAGACCGTCGTCGCCGATGCCCTGCGCGGAATGGCCGCCGCGCATCCCGAGCTCAGCGTCGACGTGGAGCGGCGGGTCGTGACGCGGCGGGACGCGCCCGTCGCGGGGAAGGTCGCTCTGGTGTCCGGCGGAGGGTCCGGGCACGAGCCCCTGCACGGCGGGTTCGTGGGGCCGGGGATGCTCGCGGCCGCCTGCCCGGGAGAGGTCTTCACCTCCCCCGTGCCCGACCAGATGGTGCGGGCCGCGGCGGCGGTGGACAGCGGCGCCGGGGTGCTGTTCGTCGTCAAGAACTACACCGGGGACGTCCTGAACTTCGAGATGGCCGCGGAACTCGCCGAGGAGGAGGGCATCCGGGTCGCCAAGGTCCTCGTCGACGACGACGTCGCCGTCACGGACAGCCTGTACACGGCGGGCCGGCGCGGCACCGGCGCCACCCTCTTCGTGGAGAAGATCGCGGGCGCGGCGGCCGAGGAGGGCGCCCCGCTGGAGCGGGTGGAGTCGATCGCCCGCCGGGTGAACGAACGCTCCCGGTCCTTCGGCGTGGCGCTCGCCGCGTGCACCACCCCCGCCAAGGGCAGCCCCACCTTCGACCTCCCGGAAGGCGAACTGGAGCTGGGGGTCGGCATCCACGGCGAACCCGGACGCGAGCGGCGGCCGATGATGACCTCGCGGGAGATCGCGGACTTCGCCGTCGACGCCGTCCTGACGGACCTGCGCCCGTCCGGGCCGGTGATCGCCCTGGTGAACGGGATGGGAGCGACCCCGCTCCTCGAACTGTACGGATACAACGCCGAGGTGCAGCGGGTGCTCGGCGAGCGGGGGGTGCCGGTGGCCCGGACCCTGGTCGGGAACTACGTGACCTCGCTCGACATGGCCGGCTGCTCGGTGACCCTGTGCGAGGTGGACGAGGAACTGCTGCGGCTCTGGGACGCGCCCGTGGAGACACCGGCGCTGCGCTGGGGACGGTGAGCCGGGTGATGGAACAGGTGGGAGAGAAGGAAGAGACGGGAGAGGCGGACCGGGTGGACGACGGCACGGAGACCTTCGGCGCGGACTTCCTGGTCCGCTGGCTGACCCACCTGGCCGAGGCGGTCGACCGCGAGGCGGACCGGCTCACCGAGCTGGATTCGGCCATCGGCGACGCCGACCACGGCGTCAACCTCAAGCGCGGGTTCGCCGCCGTGAGCGACATCCTCGCGAAGGAGCCGCCGGCGACGCCGGGCGCGGTGCTCACCACCGCCGGACGGCAGTTGATCTCCACGGTCGGCGGCGCGTCGGGGCCGCTGTACGGCACGCTGCTGCGCCGTGCGGGCAAGACGCTGGGCGACGGCGAGCGGGTCACCCGGGCCGAGTTGGCGGAGGCCCTCGGTGCCGGTGTGGCGGCCGTGTCGCAGCTGGGCGGGGCCCAGGTGGGCGACAAGACGATGCTGGACGCCCTCGTGCCGGCCGTGGAGGGGCTGCGGGAGTCGTACGGTGCCGCCCGTACGGCTGCCGAGGCGGGCGCCCTCGCGACCGTACCCCTGAGGGCCCGCAAGGGCAGGGCCAGTTACCTCGGCGAGCGGTCGGTGGGCCACCAGGACCCGGGGGCGACGTCCTCGGCCCTGCTGTTCGCGGCACTCGACGAGACGGCGGGCGCGGAAGCCTCACGCAGCGAGGAAGCCTCACGCAGCGCGGAGTCCTCGCGTACGGAAGCGGCGGGCGCCGAGACCTCGCGCGCCGAGGGGGCGTCATGAGCGGCGGGACCCCGGCCGGTTCCGTCGGCATCGTGCTCGTCTCGCACAGCGCCGCCGTCGCGACGGCGGTGGCCGAGCTGGCCCGGGGGCTCGCCGGCGGCGGCGACCTGGCGCCCGTGGCCCCCGCGGGCGGGACCCCGGACGGCGGCCTCGGCACAAGTTCCGAGCTGATCTGCGAGGCGGCGAAGGCCGTCGACCGGGGCGCCGGGGTGGCGGTCCTGGTCGATCTGGGCAGCGCCGTACTCACCGTGAAGGCGCTGCTCGCCGAGGGCGACGAACTGCCCGGGGGCACCCGCCTGGTGGACGCGCCGTTCGTCGAGGGCGCGGTCGCCGCCCTGGTCACGGCGAGCGCGGGCGGGGACCTCGACGCGGTGGCCGCGGCGGCCTCGGAGGCGTACGCCTACCGCAAGGAGTGAGTGCGCGGAGTGACCGAGACGCCGCACCGGGTGGCGACCGTGTTGTGATCCAGCAGGTCAACGCACTAATGTCGCAGGGCCTTGGTGTACGGGAAACCGGTGAAGTACCGGTGCGGCCCTCGCCACTGTGATCGGGAGGTCCGGCTCCACCCCCGCGGGGAACACCCTCGGGGAAGCCACTGGACCGCGTCGGGAGACCGTCGTGGTGTGGGAAGGCGGAGTCCGGACGGCATGACCGTCAGCCAGGAGACCGGCCAGGGTGCGTTGTCCATCCACGAGGTGCTGGAGAGGGTCTCCCAACCATGCATATAGCCGAGGGGTATCTACCCCCTGTGCACGCCGCCGCCTGGGGCGTCGCGTCCGCGCCGTTCGTCGTCCACGGGGTCCGCGCGCTGACCCGCGAGGTGCGGTCGAATCCCGAGTCCACCCTGCTGCTCGGCGCCTCCGGCGCCTTCACCTTCGTCCTGTCGGCACTCAAACTGCCCTCGGTGACGGGGAGTTGCTCACACCCGACCGGTACGGGTCTGGGCGCCATCCTGTTCCGGCCGCCGATCATGGCGGTCCTGGGGACGATCACCCTGCTCTTCCAGGCGCTGCTGCTCGCGCACGGCGGCCTGACCACGCTCGGCGCGAACGCCTTCTCGATGGCGATCGTCGGCCCCTGGGCCGGCTACGGGACGTACCGGCTGGTGCGCCGCCTCGGGGCGCCGCTGATGGTCGCCGTCTTCTTCGGCGCGTT contains:
- the dhaL gene encoding dihydroxyacetone kinase subunit DhaL, which gives rise to MEQVGEKEETGEADRVDDGTETFGADFLVRWLTHLAEAVDREADRLTELDSAIGDADHGVNLKRGFAAVSDILAKEPPATPGAVLTTAGRQLISTVGGASGPLYGTLLRRAGKTLGDGERVTRAELAEALGAGVAAVSQLGGAQVGDKTMLDALVPAVEGLRESYGAARTAAEAGALATVPLRARKGRASYLGERSVGHQDPGATSSALLFAALDETAGAEASRSEEASRSAESSRTEAAGAETSRAEGAS
- a CDS encoding PTS-dependent dihydroxyacetone kinase phosphotransferase subunit DhaM, whose amino-acid sequence is MSGGTPAGSVGIVLVSHSAAVATAVAELARGLAGGGDLAPVAPAGGTPDGGLGTSSELICEAAKAVDRGAGVAVLVDLGSAVLTVKALLAEGDELPGGTRLVDAPFVEGAVAALVTASAGGDLDAVAAAASEAYAYRKE
- a CDS encoding DUF1876 domain-containing protein translates to MTRTLEWTVGVELVEDAGRTHAEARLSTGTSTITGHGSARCNPADADVPAIGDELAASRAMKDLAGKLMREASREMEAVGAGTVPQHTGPGYGWPEAVS
- a CDS encoding ArsR/SmtB family transcription factor, which translates into the protein MGHGANTTDDGAPARTRLTPENAQQVATTLQALSTPSRLLILARLREGPCAATELADAVGMEQSACSHQLRLLRNLGLVTGTRQGRSVVYALHDDHVAGLLDQALHHVEHLRLGVTDPATGVRGA
- a CDS encoding maleylpyruvate isomerase family mycothiol-dependent enzyme, encoding MVVRQAGGVLPGGLAEAISGTAEEIAAVLRGATGAAGAPAGGPGGGAGAGRADGGRSGSGDVAGLPVPRSTWTVGEAAAHLAQANALMADLAAGRERPYGDGTPGSLAEANEIDLAGFTERAPGPLATLIADRAADFLAAVEDRDPDALLSTPLGSMRPAVLGSYLLTHMLGHGYDLALALGRPHMLDAHRVGLTLPFMLQVMPRVTDPAAVAGLTARFAVRLRGGASFGVVVTDGAVEVTQEPPGRPDCTILTDPVVFLLLGLGRVDPWPVIARGKALGWGRKPWLAPRFPRLFRAP
- a CDS encoding energy-coupling factor ABC transporter permease, which gives rise to MHIAEGYLPPVHAAAWGVASAPFVVHGVRALTREVRSNPESTLLLGASGAFTFVLSALKLPSVTGSCSHPTGTGLGAILFRPPIMAVLGTITLLFQALLLAHGGLTTLGANAFSMAIVGPWAGYGTYRLVRRLGAPLMVAVFFGAFVADLSTYCVTSVQLALAFPDPGSGVPGALVKFGGIFAVTQIPLAVSEGLLTVLVMRLLTQSSKGELIRLGVLAGRRTDRHEEAAAR
- a CDS encoding heavy metal translocating P-type ATPase; protein product: MVSTLTEPARPSAVTTPPRRRTRVLALPEARWALAALVLFLAALPPHLLGAPAWTWGPLYAAAYLAGGWEPAKEGLKALRDKTLDVDLLMVVAALGAAAIGQVLDGALLIVIFATSGALEAVATTRTADSVRGLLDLAPTTATRLLGDGTEETVATGELLVGDTVVIRPGERVGADGRVLTGASEVDQATITGEPLPVLKENGDEVFAGTLNGTGALRVRVERDASDSVIARIVRMVEEASATKAPTQLFIEKVEQRYSLGMVAATLAVFLVPLALGADLTDALLRAMTFMIVASPCAVVLATMPPLLSALANAGRHGVLVKSAVVMERLGQVDAVALDKTGTLTEGTPRVTTVRAMADSGPGEDAVLALAAAAEHPSEHPLARAVVAAARARGHRPAPVEHFRSTPGTGVTATLDGDTVAVGAPARLLTGGRDPLSARAAAVSGVLEADGQTAVLVMVNGVPAGVLGIADRLRPDAAATVAALTALTGTPPALLTGDNPRAAARLAADVGITDVRAGLLPQDKVAAVRERERAGRKVMVVGDGVNDAPALAAAHTGVAMGRAGSDLALETADVVIVRDELATVPTVVALSRTARRLVVQNLVIAGTVITGLVVWDLAGTLPLPLGVLGHEGSTVLVGLNGLRLLRESAWRRATA
- the dhaK gene encoding dihydroxyacetone kinase subunit DhaK yields the protein MRMLINVPETVVADALRGMAAAHPELSVDVERRVVTRRDAPVAGKVALVSGGGSGHEPLHGGFVGPGMLAAACPGEVFTSPVPDQMVRAAAAVDSGAGVLFVVKNYTGDVLNFEMAAELAEEEGIRVAKVLVDDDVAVTDSLYTAGRRGTGATLFVEKIAGAAAEEGAPLERVESIARRVNERSRSFGVALAACTTPAKGSPTFDLPEGELELGVGIHGEPGRERRPMMTSREIADFAVDAVLTDLRPSGPVIALVNGMGATPLLELYGYNAEVQRVLGERGVPVARTLVGNYVTSLDMAGCSVTLCEVDEELLRLWDAPVETPALRWGR
- a CDS encoding CBS domain-containing protein yields the protein MRHRSVADLMTPAAVAVQPGTSFKEIARLLDEYGITAVPVVDDENRPVGVVSEADLLRRHTAKDGPSTAEAMMSSPVVTARPSWTAVEAARLMERHRVKRLPVVDADGRLIGVLSRSDLLQLFLRRDRSIQEEIREDVVVRILRLSPSAVHIDVDEGRVTLSGTLDRPGLGPVIVRLCETVDGVVEVADRLRYEGDGDSDG
- a CDS encoding amino acid transporter, translating into MLEGLSDMGKGKPSRPAEPAPDTGHRGQRWWRVMCLTGVDYFSTLGYQPGIAALAAGLLSPVATIVLVVVTLVGALPVYRRVAEESPHGEGSIAMLERLLSFWKGKLFVLTLLGFAATDFLITITLSAADASTHLVENPHLAEALQDKQMIVTLVLIALLGAVFLKGFLEAIGVAVALVGTYLALNAVVVVTGLWHVITEGHVVTDWASALTAQHGNVFAMVGVALLVFPKLALGLSGFETGVAVMPHVAGDPGDTEKKPTGRIRDTKKLLTTAALIMSVFLICTSFITTVLIPAKEFESGGQANGRALAYLAHQYLGNTFGTVYDVATIAILWFAGASALAGLLNLMPRYLPRYGMAPHWARAVRPMVIVFTLVAFLVTWIFDADVDAQGGAYATGVLVLICSAAIAVTIAARKAGQRGWTIGFAVISAVFVYTTVVNVIERPDGVKIGACFIAGIILISLLSRLGRAFELRVTHIELDELATRFVQDISRRTARFVANEPDRRDVAEYREKVEQIRHDNDIPVHEDLVFVEVTVTDPSEFEAGLRVRGEVLHGRYRVLTVESSSIPNALAALLLHVRDLTGTRPHIYFEWTEGNPFANFLRFFLFGQGDVAPVTREVLREAEPDRARRPYVHVG